One region of Solanum pennellii chromosome 6, SPENNV200 genomic DNA includes:
- the LOC107021518 gene encoding acyl-protein thioesterase 2-like isoform X1 has translation MSYLNPSTGSGSRTSRMTFEFGRTYVVRPKGKHQATIVWLHGLGDNGSSWSQLLESLPLPNIKWICPTAPTRPVAILGGFPCTAWFDVGELSDDGPDDFEGLDASVAHIANLLSTEPADVKLGIGGFSMGAATALYSATCFAQGKYGNGNTYPVNLRAIIGLSGWLPGSRNVRNKIEGSLEAARRASSLPILLCHGSCDEVVPYKYGERSTLVLNSAGFRNLAFKKYDGLGHYTVPREMDEVCNWLNARLVLEGCR, from the exons ATGAGTTATTTAAACCCTTCAACTGGCTCTG GAAGTAGAACTTCTAGGATGACATTCGAGTTTGGGAGGACATATGTCGTGAGGCCCAAAGGGAAACACCAAGCTACAATAGTTTGGTTGCATGGCCTTGGAGATAATGGCTCCAG TTGGTCCCAACTTTTGGAAAGCCTACCCCTTCCTAAT ATCAAATGGATATGTCCAACAGCCCCAACTCGTCCTGTAGCTATACTCGGTGGATTTCCTTGCACTGCAT GGTTTGACGTTGGAGAACTTTCTGATGATGGTCCTGATGATTTTGAAGGCTTAGATGCTTCCGTTGCACATATTGCAAACTTATTGTCAACTGAACCTGCTGATG TTAAACTTGGTATTGGAGGCTTCAGCATGGGTGCAGCGACTGCGCTGTACTCAGCAACTTGCTTTGCACAAGGAAAATACGGAAATGGAAACACCTATCCAGTCAACTTAAGGGCTATCATAGGTCTAAGCGGATGGCTTCCTGGTTCAAG GAACGTGCGTAACAAGATTGAAGGATCACTAGAGGCTGCAAGACGTGCCTCGTCTTTGCCCATTCTACTCTGTCATGGATCGT GTGATGAAGTTGTTCCTTACAAATATGGAGAGAGGTCTACCCTTGTCTTGAACTCAGCTGGATTCAGGAACCTTGCATTCAAAAAATACGACGG GCTTGGTCATTACACAGTACCAAGAGAAATGGATGAGGTGTGTAATTGGTTAAATGCAAGGCTCGTGCTTGAGGGTTGCCGATGA
- the LOC107021241 gene encoding monothiol glutaredoxin-S15, mitochondrial, translated as MARSLSQMMLKRFAAYPLARSSAITSRSIHQGEVRYSTSVPSDPDTHEDFRPTSKLESSGLSLENIVEQDVKDNPVMIYMKGVPDLPRCGFSSLAVRVLKEYNAPISARNILEDPELKNAVKAFSHWPTFPQIFINGEFIGGSDIILNMHQSGELKEKLKTIVNNQGKGE; from the exons ATGGCGAGATCATTATCTCAAATGATGTTGAAGCGTTTTGCAGCCTACCCACTTGCACGTTCATCTGCAATT ACATCCAGATCCATCCACCAGGGTGAAGTGCGGTATTCAACTTCTGTGCCTAGTGACCCGGACACTCATGAAGATTTTAGGCCTACTAGTAAGCTTGAGAGTTCAGGTCTTTCTCTGGAGAATATTGTTGAGCAG GATGTCAAGGATAATCCTGTGATGATATACATGAAAGGTGTGCCAGACCTGCCTCGTTGTGGATTCAGCTCATTGGCTGTTAGAGTTCTCAAAGAATACA ATGCTCCTATAAGTGCCAGAAATATCTTAGAAGATCCTGAGCTTAAGAATGCTGTAAAAGCTTTCAG CCACTGGCCCACATTTCCACAAATATTTATCAATGGGGAGTTTATCGGTGGATCAGATATCATCCTCAATATGCATCAG AGTGGTGAACTCAAGGAAAAGCTGAAAACTATCGTGAACAACCAGGGTAAAGGAGAATGA
- the LOC107021518 gene encoding acyl-protein thioesterase 2-like isoform X2: MTFEFGRTYVVRPKGKHQATIVWLHGLGDNGSSWSQLLESLPLPNIKWICPTAPTRPVAILGGFPCTAWFDVGELSDDGPDDFEGLDASVAHIANLLSTEPADVKLGIGGFSMGAATALYSATCFAQGKYGNGNTYPVNLRAIIGLSGWLPGSRNVRNKIEGSLEAARRASSLPILLCHGSCDEVVPYKYGERSTLVLNSAGFRNLAFKKYDGLGHYTVPREMDEVCNWLNARLVLEGCR; this comes from the exons ATGACATTCGAGTTTGGGAGGACATATGTCGTGAGGCCCAAAGGGAAACACCAAGCTACAATAGTTTGGTTGCATGGCCTTGGAGATAATGGCTCCAG TTGGTCCCAACTTTTGGAAAGCCTACCCCTTCCTAAT ATCAAATGGATATGTCCAACAGCCCCAACTCGTCCTGTAGCTATACTCGGTGGATTTCCTTGCACTGCAT GGTTTGACGTTGGAGAACTTTCTGATGATGGTCCTGATGATTTTGAAGGCTTAGATGCTTCCGTTGCACATATTGCAAACTTATTGTCAACTGAACCTGCTGATG TTAAACTTGGTATTGGAGGCTTCAGCATGGGTGCAGCGACTGCGCTGTACTCAGCAACTTGCTTTGCACAAGGAAAATACGGAAATGGAAACACCTATCCAGTCAACTTAAGGGCTATCATAGGTCTAAGCGGATGGCTTCCTGGTTCAAG GAACGTGCGTAACAAGATTGAAGGATCACTAGAGGCTGCAAGACGTGCCTCGTCTTTGCCCATTCTACTCTGTCATGGATCGT GTGATGAAGTTGTTCCTTACAAATATGGAGAGAGGTCTACCCTTGTCTTGAACTCAGCTGGATTCAGGAACCTTGCATTCAAAAAATACGACGG GCTTGGTCATTACACAGTACCAAGAGAAATGGATGAGGTGTGTAATTGGTTAAATGCAAGGCTCGTGCTTGAGGGTTGCCGATGA